A stretch of DNA from Fusobacterium sp.:
TACTTAGAACACTTGGAGTAGAACATATTCTTATGGCAGCCCCTACAAGAGGGGGAAAAGGTATCAATACTGTTACTCCAACTTGTCTTGATTGGACTGACAGTATGATAATAAATGATATTAAAGGGGAATTGTGGGGACAATCAGCAGGATATAGAAAAAATGTTTTAGGGCAGAAAGTTATTCATTTTAACCCTATAGATACAGAGGGAATTTCTTGTTCTTACAATCCTTTAGACTTTATTAAAAAAGGAACATTTAAAGAAATGCAAGATGTACAAGTTATAGTACAAACTCTTGTTGATACAGAAGGAAAAGGAGAATCAGATCACTGGATATCTTCAGCAATAAACTTTCTTACTGGAATAATATTTCATGTTAAATATGCGAAAGAAAATGCAAGTTTAAGTGATGTGGTAGATTTTTTAACGGATTCGGAAATGCCTTTAATCTTTAGAATAGCAGATATTATGGGATTTCCACGCCCTGGGGAAGAACAACCTTCAAGTGAACCTTTTAATCATCTTAAAAATGAAGAAAATAAGAATTTGTTTAAGGAAATCTATGGAAAGGAAGGAACAGTCCACCCAGTAGTAGCAAGTGAATTTACTACAATATTTGAAACTCCTGATAAAGAGAGAGGAAGTATCATATCTACAGCTACACAGAAGATGAAGATATTTATGGATCCACTTATAAGAAAACACATATCAAAATCTGATTTTACAGTACAGGATATTATGGATACAAGAACATCATTGTATTTAGTAACTCCACCTGAAGCATTAGATAGAACACGTCCACTTTTAAGATTAATAATCACTCAAGCTATATATGGACTTACTAAAACTATGAAATTTGATAATAAGCAACCTACATTTATGGAAAAACTATTAAAGCCTTTCAAAGATTTAAAGAAAAAAATGAAAAGTTACTTCTACATAGAGCCTAAAAAGAATAGAATTCTATTTTTGATAGATGAATTTCCAAGCTTGGGAAAGTTGGAACTTGTTGAAAAATCTATGTCATATATAGCAGGATATGGACTAAAAATGCTTCTTATTACACAATCAATGAAGCAGTTAAAGAAGATTTATGGAAAAGATAACTTTATTCTTGCAAACTGTAGTATACAGCTATATTTAACTCCAAATGAAATAGAAGACGCAGAAGATATATCCAAGACTTTGGATAATAAAACTATTTTAAGTGTGAGTGTAAGCAAAAAGGGATTTGATTTATTTCCAAACAAGACTATAAGTGAAACAGGAAGAAGACTTATGACAGCAGGAGAGGTAAGAATTCTGCCATTTGAAAATATAATTATCTTTGTAAGTGGACAGAAGCCAATTTAT
This window harbors:
- a CDS encoding type IV secretory system conjugative DNA transfer family protein encodes the protein MGVMITNKKKTLDSHGSAEWATLEEIKEMNIYNEAGAVLGKDKKNRILRTLGVEHILMAAPTRGGKGINTVTPTCLDWTDSMIINDIKGELWGQSAGYRKNVLGQKVIHFNPIDTEGISCSYNPLDFIKKGTFKEMQDVQVIVQTLVDTEGKGESDHWISSAINFLTGIIFHVKYAKENASLSDVVDFLTDSEMPLIFRIADIMGFPRPGEEQPSSEPFNHLKNEENKNLFKEIYGKEGTVHPVVASEFTTIFETPDKERGSIISTATQKMKIFMDPLIRKHISKSDFTVQDIMDTRTSLYLVTPPEALDRTRPLLRLIITQAIYGLTKTMKFDNKQPTFMEKLLKPFKDLKKKMKSYFYIEPKKNRILFLIDEFPSLGKLELVEKSMSYIAGYGLKMLLITQSMKQLKKIYGKDNFILANCSIQLYLTPNEIEDAEDISKTLDNKTILSVSVSKKGFDLFPNKTISETGRRLMTAGEVRILPFENIIIFVSGQKPIYGNKLMYYKEKRYNERLLPTPQITDTFRKEEIKEKSPVKK